A single window of Liolophura sinensis isolate JHLJ2023 chromosome 6, CUHK_Ljap_v2, whole genome shotgun sequence DNA harbors:
- the LOC135467746 gene encoding fatty acyl-CoA reductase 1-like, protein MSSISVPEFYKNRCIFITGGTGFLGKALLEKLLRSCPEVRCIYVMIRPKRGKDIHERLEALLDTSLFDKVRTEQPGFENKVIAIGGDILDDNLGITEEDQQTLVENVSIIFHSAATVKFDEELKLSIQMNVLGVRKILKLAHKIKKLEALVHVSTAYANCDKEQIAEAVYPPPLQPHKLINAVEWMDDEVITTLTPKLTKPRPNTYTYTKSMAEYLLTEERGDIPVAIVRPSIVGATWLEPVPGWVDNFNGPTGLLAAIGKGVLRIMKGDFHGTSDIIPVDIAVKLLIAAAWYTAVERPKDVKVYNGTTGQINRFTWGEMERMSHQYFLKNPVNSMARLPNPRFTKNAFWHDLNVFFDHIIPAYCMDLYLRIAGRKPIFVKVQDRLQKAVKSLDYFTSNQWNFANDNFHMLLNKLSPEDRQIFNFDPRMIQWSLYMENYCLGTKKFVLKEELSELPAARRALARLKKITLVFNTILAIVIWRVLVGRVRVARDLWNLVLRWTSYILMKLPRAFKSSSASA, encoded by the exons ATGTCATCCATCTCCGTGCCCGAATTCTACAAAAACAGATGTATCTTTATCACGGGTGGCACAGGCTTTCTCGGGAAGGCCTTGTTAGAGAAGCTATTACGCTCCTGTCCCGAGGTCCGCTGTATTTATGTTATGATCCGGCCAAAGAGAGGCAAAGATATCCATGAGCGACTGGAAGCCCTCTTGGACACAAGT ttaTTTGACAAGGTGCGAACAGAACAACCAGGTTTTGAAAATAAAGTGATTGCTATCGGTGGTGATATCTTGGACGATAACCTTGGTATAACAGAGGAGGATCAGCAAACCCTGGTGGAAAATGTCTCTATCATCTTTCATTCTGCGGCCACAGTCAAGTTTGATGAGGAACTCAA ATTATCTATACAGATGAATGTTCTAGGAGTGCGAAAGATACTGAAGCTTgctcataaaataaaaaagctggag GCATTGGTACATGTGTCCACAGCGTATGCCAACTGTGATAAGGAGCAAATAGCAGAAGCAGTGTATCCTCCCCCACTACAGCCACACAaactcatcaatgcagtcga GTGGATGGATGATGAGGTGATTACAACACTGACCCCCAAGCTGACTAAACCCCGCCCCAACACGTACACGTACACCAAATCAATGGCTGAGTACCTGCTGACAGAAGAGAGAGGGGACATACCAGTGGCTATTGTCAGGCCCTCCATTGTTGGGGCCACCTGGCTAGAACCAGTGCCT GGATGGGTGGACAATTTTAATGGCCCCACTGGGTTGTTAGCAGCA aTTGGTAAAGGTGTTTTGCGAATAATGAAAGGTGACTTCCATGGCACTTCTGACATCATCCCTGTTGACATTGCGGTGAAACTTCTTATAGCAGCTGCCTGGTACACAGCAGTCGAGAG ACCGAAGGATGTGAAAGTATATAACGGTACAACAGGACAGATCAATAGGTTTACCTGGGGAGAAATGG AGCGTATGTCTCACCAGTACTTCCTGAAGAATCCTGTCAACAGTATGGCGCGTCTCCCAAACCCGAGATTCACAAAGAATGC GTTTTGGCATGATCTCAATGTGTTTTTCGATCACATCATACCAGCTTACTGTATGGACCTTTATTTGAGAATAGCAGGACGGAAACCCAT TTTTGTCAAAGTACAGGACAGGCTACAGAAGGCAGTGAAGAGCCTGGATTACTTCACCTCTAATCAGTGGAACTTTGCTAATGATAATTTCCACATGCTTCTGAACAAACTGTCCCCTGAAGACAGACAG ATATTCAACTTCGACCCTAGGATGATCCAGTGGTCTCTCTATATGGAGAACTACTGTCTGGGAACAAAGAAATTTGTGTTGAAGGAAGAATTGTCAGAGTTGCCTGCAGCTAGAAGAGCTTTAGCCAG GTTGAAGAAGATAACCCTAGTCTTTAACACCATCCTAGCCATTGTTATCTGGAGGGTGTTGGTGGGTCGGGTGCGAGTAGCCCGGGACTTGTGGAACCTGGTTCTGCGCTGGACTTCGTACATCCTTATGAAGTTACCTCGTGCATTCAAATCAAGCTCCGCCTCTGCGTAA